The Micromonospora sp. Llam0 genome includes a window with the following:
- the glyA gene encoding serine hydroxymethyltransferase, with amino-acid sequence MHVPQIPQLTATDPELAALVEGEARRQHDKLRMIASENYVSAAVLEASGTVLTNKYSEGYPGRRYYEGQQFVDPIETLAVERAKTLFGAAHANVQPYSGSPANLAVYLAFLSPGDTVMGMSLPMGGHLTHGWSVSATGKWFNSVRYNVSRDTGRIDFDEVRDLARREQPKVIFCGGTAVPRTIDFPAFAEIAREIGAVLVADIAHIAGLVAGGAHPSPIGHADVVTTTTHKTLRGPRGAMILTTEQHAAAIDKAVFPGLQGGPHNHTTAGIAVALREADTDDFRRYAHQVVANAKALAAALVDRGFELISGGTDNHLILADLTGKGVAGKPAAQALDRAGIELNYNTVPYDPRKPFDPSGIRLGTAALTTRGLTEAQMPQVAAWLDDAVTAAVKDDSAALDRIAGEVADLLAGYPMPGYAA; translated from the coding sequence CGACCCTGAGCTCGCCGCCCTCGTCGAGGGTGAGGCCCGCCGCCAGCACGACAAGCTGCGGATGATCGCCTCGGAGAACTACGTCTCCGCCGCCGTGCTGGAGGCCAGCGGCACGGTGCTGACCAACAAGTACTCCGAGGGCTACCCGGGCCGGCGCTACTACGAGGGCCAGCAGTTCGTCGACCCGATCGAGACGCTCGCCGTCGAGCGGGCCAAGACGCTGTTCGGGGCGGCCCACGCCAACGTCCAGCCGTACTCGGGCTCGCCCGCCAACCTCGCCGTCTACCTCGCCTTCCTCTCCCCCGGCGACACCGTGATGGGGATGTCGCTGCCGATGGGCGGGCACCTCACCCACGGCTGGTCGGTGTCGGCCACCGGCAAGTGGTTCAACTCGGTCCGCTACAACGTCTCCCGCGACACCGGCCGGATCGACTTCGACGAGGTACGTGACCTGGCCCGCCGCGAACAGCCGAAGGTGATCTTCTGCGGCGGTACGGCGGTGCCGCGGACCATCGACTTCCCGGCCTTCGCCGAGATCGCCCGGGAGATCGGCGCGGTGCTCGTCGCGGACATCGCACACATCGCCGGCCTGGTCGCCGGCGGCGCGCACCCCTCGCCGATCGGCCACGCAGACGTGGTCACCACCACCACCCACAAGACGCTGCGCGGCCCGCGCGGCGCGATGATCCTCACCACCGAACAGCACGCCGCCGCGATCGACAAGGCAGTCTTCCCCGGCCTGCAGGGCGGCCCGCACAACCACACCACCGCCGGCATCGCTGTCGCGTTGCGCGAGGCCGACACCGACGACTTCCGCCGGTACGCCCACCAGGTGGTCGCCAACGCGAAGGCACTTGCCGCCGCGCTGGTCGACCGGGGCTTCGAGCTGATCTCCGGCGGCACCGACAACCATCTGATCCTGGCCGATCTGACCGGCAAGGGCGTCGCCGGCAAGCCGGCCGCGCAGGCGCTGGACCGGGCCGGGATCGAGCTGAACTACAACACGGTGCCGTACGACCCGCGCAAGCCGTTCGATCCGTCCGGCATCCGGCTGGGCACCGCCGCGCTGACCACCCGCGGGCTGACCGAGGCGCAGATGCCGCAGGTCGCCGCCTGGCTGGACGACGCGGTGACCGCAGCGGTCAAGGACGACAGCGCCGCCCTCGACCGGATCGCCGGGGAGGTCGCCGACCTGCTGGCCGGCTACCCGATGCCCGGTTACGCGGCCTGA